The genomic region GTGGAGATTAATCGGCTCCTGATAATGAGACTTTTGACGTTCTTCTCGCTGACATTAATGACTGCAACTCGGCCGCCCTTCTGTACAATGCCTACGTGTGCTCCTAGCAGGGTTCCGAGCCCGGAACTGTCCATCATCGAAACATCAGCAAAATCAAACAGGAATTTCGGTACATCGGAAACCTTTGCGCTTTCCTCATTAATCGCATTGCTGAGATCACGAACAGATCTTCCAATAACCTTGCCCTTGGGTTTTAAGATGATTACATCATCTCTTTGACGAATATCGACAGCCATTAGCTTTCCTCCTATGCTTCAATCTGAAATATTATCGTCGTATTACTGTCTACCGCCAGAAACTGTGCTTTTTGCCTGTTATCTTGAGGCCTGAAACTCCTCATAGAACAAAGCCAAGATTCTCAGCGTCAGAGATACTTCGCAAAATCTGCCCTCGAATGACATCTGTCAAAGCGATGAGCGTCGCCTCCAAAAGCGCAATTTTACCCGACGCGGAGTATAGTTTTTTTGTTCCGCTAAGCATCTCATATTCTAAAGGAGATATAACTTTTTGTCAAGCCTTTAATTTCCTGAATTCAACGCTCTCTTTTGACTTCATCTTTGGTGTGCTCCTCCAATTCTAGGGAAACTTTTTCAGATTTGGTCTCAGCATCAGGGGCAATACTGTCTCATTCGGCTTCAACAATATATGGTGTCAAGTCAGTAAAGTCATTCATTTCAAATGAGTATTCCACTTGACAAGGGATTGTTAAGTATAATAAAATCTACGGAATGAGGAAACAGCTAGCAGAAGGGGAAACATTATGGCGAAGATGAAACAGACTGATGCGACCTGGGGTGCGGTCTTTGATAGAAAGAGCAAAGAAAAGGTTGAACGAAGTATCATTGATGTCCTCA from Candidatus Poribacteria bacterium harbors:
- a CDS encoding STAS domain-containing protein; this encodes MAVDIRQRDDVIILKPKGKVIGRSVRDLSNAINEESAKVSDVPKFLFDFADVSMMDSSGLGTLLGAHVGIVQKGGRVAVINVSEKNVKSLIIRSRLISTFEHFESEDEAVAALAG